The following are from one region of the Mesorhizobium sp. B2-8-5 genome:
- a CDS encoding ABC transporter ATP-binding protein has protein sequence MSANVATSAQAASSPDDKAAISVKDLRKCFGDHEVLKGISLEAHKGDVISILGSSGSGKSTMLRCINLLETPDSGEVRVDGELIRMKRGRDGHQMPADIRQVERIRANLAMVFQSFNLWSHMTVLENLVAAPTHVLKRPRAECLEQAEALLKRVGIWERRNYYPPHMSGGQQQRAAIARALAMNPKVMLFDEPTSALDPELVGEVLRVMRSLAEEGRTMLVVTHEMGFARDVSSKVMFLHKGEVDSAGEPKEMFARPPTPQFKQFIANFNK, from the coding sequence ATGTCGGCAAATGTCGCCACTTCCGCGCAAGCGGCATCGTCCCCGGACGACAAGGCAGCCATCAGCGTCAAGGACCTGCGCAAGTGTTTTGGCGATCACGAGGTGCTCAAGGGCATTTCGCTGGAAGCGCACAAGGGCGATGTGATTTCGATCCTCGGCTCCTCGGGGTCCGGCAAGAGCACGATGCTGCGCTGTATCAATCTCCTGGAGACCCCGGATTCCGGCGAAGTGCGCGTGGATGGCGAGCTCATCCGGATGAAGCGGGGCCGCGACGGCCACCAAATGCCGGCCGACATCCGCCAGGTGGAGCGGATCCGCGCCAACCTCGCCATGGTTTTCCAGAGCTTCAATCTCTGGTCGCACATGACCGTGTTGGAAAACCTCGTCGCCGCGCCGACGCATGTGCTGAAGCGGCCGCGCGCGGAGTGCCTGGAGCAGGCCGAGGCATTGCTGAAGCGCGTCGGCATCTGGGAGCGCCGCAACTACTATCCGCCGCATATGTCGGGCGGCCAGCAGCAGCGCGCTGCGATCGCCCGCGCGCTGGCAATGAATCCCAAGGTGATGCTGTTCGACGAGCCGACATCCGCGCTCGATCCGGAACTGGTCGGCGAGGTGCTGCGCGTCATGCGCTCGCTTGCCGAAGAAGGGCGCACCATGCTGGTCGTGACCCATGAAATGGGCTTTGCCCGCGACGTGTCGAGCAAGGTGATGTTCCTGCACAAGGGCGAGGTGGATTCGGCCGGCGAGCCGAAGGAGATGTTCGCCAGGCCGCCGACGCCGCAGTTCAAGCAGTTCATCGCCAACTTCAACAAGTGA